A DNA window from Chlamydia buteonis contains the following coding sequences:
- the trxB gene encoding thioredoxin-disulfide reductase, whose translation MTHAKVIIVGSGPAGYTAAIYASRALLSPILFEGFFSGVSGGQLMTTTEVENFPGFPEGILGPKLMDNMKSQSSRFGAQILPKDVTSVDFTIRPFVVMSNEEKYTCDTCIIATGASAKRLEIPGASDNEFWQKGVTACAVCDGASPIFKNKDLYVIGGGDSALEEAIFLTRYGRRVFVVHRRDTLRASKAMVKKAESNEKISFLWNSEIVKISGDTFVRSVDILNNVSKEISSRDAGGVFFAIGHKPNTDFLSGQLALDEYGYIITEPGTCRTSIPGVFAAGDVQDKHYRQAITAAGSGCMAALEAERFLN comes from the coding sequence ATGACTCACGCTAAAGTAATTATTGTTGGCTCTGGCCCTGCAGGTTATACTGCAGCGATTTATGCTTCAAGAGCACTTTTAAGTCCTATTTTATTCGAGGGCTTTTTTTCCGGTGTTTCCGGTGGTCAATTAATGACTACTACTGAAGTAGAAAATTTCCCTGGATTCCCTGAAGGCATACTAGGTCCAAAATTAATGGATAATATGAAATCCCAGTCTAGTCGTTTTGGAGCTCAAATTCTTCCAAAAGATGTTACTTCAGTGGATTTCACTATACGTCCTTTTGTAGTAATGTCCAATGAAGAAAAATATACCTGTGACACGTGTATTATAGCAACGGGAGCTTCTGCAAAGCGGTTAGAAATTCCCGGAGCATCTGACAACGAATTCTGGCAAAAAGGTGTTACAGCTTGTGCCGTGTGTGACGGAGCCTCTCCTATTTTTAAAAATAAAGACTTGTATGTTATTGGTGGTGGAGATTCTGCCTTAGAAGAAGCAATTTTTCTGACTCGGTATGGAAGGCGTGTTTTTGTGGTACATAGAAGGGACACGTTAAGAGCTTCTAAAGCGATGGTAAAAAAGGCGGAGTCTAATGAAAAGATCTCTTTCCTTTGGAATAGTGAAATAGTAAAAATTTCCGGAGATACCTTTGTTCGTTCTGTTGATATTTTAAACAATGTTTCTAAAGAGATTTCTTCTCGTGATGCAGGAGGCGTATTTTTTGCCATAGGACATAAGCCGAATACTGATTTTTTAAGTGGCCAGCTAGCTTTAGACGAATATGGATACATTATTACTGAACCGGGTACTTGCAGAACCTCTATTCCAGGAGTATTTGCTGCGGGGGATGTTCAGGATAAACATTATAGACAAGCAATCACGGCTGCGGGAAGTGGGTGTATGGCTGCTTTAGAAGCCGAACGTTTCTTAAATTAA
- the acpS gene encoding holo-ACP synthase: protein MQITHIGTDIIEISRIRKAIKTHNQRMLNKIFTKKEQVYCLRLIDPCPSLAARFAGKEAVAKALGSGIGKIVGWKDIEILKISKHPEVFLPERVYQKLGISKVLLSISHSREYATAMAIALI, encoded by the coding sequence ATGCAAATTACACATATAGGAACTGATATTATTGAAATTTCCCGAATTCGGAAAGCGATAAAAACACATAATCAAAGAATGCTTAATAAAATCTTCACAAAAAAGGAACAGGTGTATTGTTTAAGACTAATAGATCCTTGCCCTTCTTTAGCAGCTAGGTTTGCAGGGAAAGAAGCTGTAGCTAAAGCCCTAGGATCTGGAATAGGAAAGATTGTTGGTTGGAAAGATATAGAGATCCTTAAAATATCAAAACACCCCGAAGTCTTTTTACCAGAAAGAGTGTATCAAAAATTAGGAATCTCCAAAGTCTTATTATCAATCAGCCATAGTCGTGAGTACGCCACAGCTATGGCAATAGCTTTAATTTAA
- a CDS encoding prolipoprotein diacylglyceryl transferase: MRIFLSAIYWNHSKFLWNSESWPLRVSWYGLCFSVGILLTSILGIYLALSSYTEEDEARFSKGQLRVALENFALYSLLFIIPGSRIAYILFYGGNFYLKNPQEIFKVWNGGLASHGGMVGLILWVIIFSWIYRKKLPILTFLFLCDLCASVFGCAAFMIRIGNFMNQEIIGTPTNLPWGIIFSSPTQGMLGVPTHPVQLYEGVSYLLLSTILFFLSYKRYFRLGSGWATSLGLIGISLIRFVAEFFKSHQGKVIGPDSWLTMGQILSLPLFVLGLSLGVVCFLKNKKDKTSISSAK, from the coding sequence ATGCGAATCTTCTTATCAGCGATATACTGGAATCATTCAAAATTTTTATGGAATTCAGAAAGCTGGCCTCTCCGAGTGTCTTGGTATGGTCTATGTTTTTCTGTGGGGATTTTGCTTACCTCTATCTTGGGTATTTATCTCGCGCTATCTTCCTATACTGAAGAAGATGAAGCAAGATTTTCTAAGGGACAACTTCGTGTAGCTTTGGAGAACTTCGCTTTATATTCTCTGTTATTTATCATTCCTGGATCACGTATAGCTTATATTTTATTTTATGGAGGCAATTTTTATCTCAAAAATCCTCAAGAGATTTTCAAAGTGTGGAATGGGGGACTAGCAAGTCACGGAGGTATGGTAGGCTTAATTCTATGGGTAATCATATTCTCTTGGATATATAGAAAAAAACTTCCCATATTAACCTTTTTGTTTCTTTGTGATCTTTGTGCGTCTGTATTCGGATGTGCAGCTTTTATGATTCGTATTGGAAATTTTATGAACCAAGAAATTATAGGAACACCGACCAATCTTCCTTGGGGGATTATTTTTTCATCTCCTACTCAAGGCATGTTGGGTGTTCCTACGCATCCAGTACAGTTGTATGAAGGAGTTAGTTATTTATTGCTTTCTACAATTCTGTTCTTCTTAAGTTATAAACGTTATTTTCGTTTAGGCTCTGGATGGGCCACCTCCTTGGGATTAATAGGTATATCTTTAATTCGTTTTGTTGCTGAGTTTTTTAAAAGCCACCAGGGTAAAGTTATAGGGCCTGATAGTTGGTTAACAATGGGCCAAATACTGTCCTTGCCTTTGTTTGTACTCGGTCTATCTTTAGGAGTAGTATGTTTTCTTAAAAATAAGAAAGATAAGACTTCGATTTCATCAGCAAAATAG
- the yidC gene encoding membrane protein insertase YidC, whose translation MNKRSLLFVSLVGMAFVGCQIFFGYNDFRSCKALTEKQKTISEQVLAATKSMGLGVSPWTTCLDEEVNKNHYAVRVGNRLLLLNQGNSASAVYSSGSRWDFIEETTACDNIHVALYGETGESTVPSNTGKVFLPVTSEALPVLVVEFRNNQEPIVFLGQYKQDEGKVYNKDSQVYGTSLVFWRSGNEYLPLGIYNSKEERLESLDLPITQASIFSNSRETNTDTNSGQYFVLSNEYMQLVISQESGAIEGINLPFSSEDSKSIVNEIGFDRDLKSQVPSEASFPGLPSVGSNNQTVSNTIGGYYPLLRRGILSDSKKRTPASYHALNIVSGRDLVNPVTSGYRVSVFNSNVLELESNDGSIKKTYKLPEQQPYAFEVAVGLNRSSDDIWITSGVPEVEIMSNTFSPAIKYRVIKKNKGQLDKVKLPKSKDPLSLRSGIYPQWILNSNGYFGIILSPLTDIPAGYAAAYVSGNSVPTRLSLLYPKNQAYPASKYPGYETLLPLPKEEGTYRFLVYAGPLAEPTLRALDRAYTNPKGENPQYLDCITFRGLFAFITEPFAALLFIIMKFFKMITGSWGGSIILLTVFLKLLLYPLNAWSIRSMRRMQKLSPYIQEIQQKYKKEPKRAQMEVMALYKTNKVNPITGCLPLLIQLPFLIAMFDLLKSSFLLRGASFIPGWIDNLTAPDVLFSWTTPVWFIGNEFHLLPILLGIVMFIQQKLSALKKKGPVTDQQKQQEAMGTMMALLFTFMFYNFPSGLNIYWFSSMLLGLIQQWVTNKILDRQHLKNEITVNKKKQR comes from the coding sequence ATGAATAAACGTTCATTGTTGTTTGTTTCTTTAGTTGGCATGGCTTTTGTTGGATGCCAAATCTTTTTTGGTTATAATGATTTTCGCTCTTGCAAAGCTCTTACAGAGAAACAAAAAACAATTTCAGAACAAGTGCTTGCAGCAACAAAGTCTATGGGACTAGGTGTTTCTCCCTGGACAACATGCCTAGATGAAGAAGTAAATAAGAATCATTATGCAGTGCGTGTTGGAAATAGGCTACTCCTATTGAATCAAGGGAATTCAGCAAGTGCAGTTTATTCTTCTGGATCTCGTTGGGATTTTATAGAAGAGACAACAGCTTGTGATAATATTCACGTTGCTTTGTATGGTGAGACAGGTGAATCAACAGTGCCTTCAAATACGGGAAAGGTATTTCTCCCTGTAACCAGCGAAGCTCTTCCTGTTTTAGTCGTTGAGTTTCGTAATAATCAAGAACCTATAGTTTTCTTAGGTCAATACAAGCAGGATGAAGGTAAGGTCTATAACAAAGATAGTCAAGTTTACGGAACTTCTTTAGTGTTCTGGAGGTCAGGTAATGAATACCTACCTTTAGGTATTTATAATTCTAAAGAAGAAAGATTAGAATCTTTAGATCTTCCAATTACTCAAGCTTCTATTTTTAGCAATTCTCGTGAAACAAATACAGACACGAATTCTGGGCAATATTTTGTTCTGTCTAATGAATATATGCAGCTAGTTATTTCTCAAGAGAGTGGTGCTATAGAAGGCATTAACCTTCCTTTCTCTTCAGAGGATAGTAAGAGTATAGTTAATGAAATTGGTTTTGATAGAGATTTGAAATCTCAAGTTCCTAGTGAGGCTTCTTTTCCTGGTTTGCCTTCTGTAGGATCAAATAACCAAACAGTCTCTAATACTATAGGAGGATATTATCCCTTATTGCGTAGGGGGATTCTTTCCGACTCGAAGAAACGCACGCCTGCTAGTTATCATGCTTTAAATATTGTTTCGGGTAGAGACCTTGTCAACCCAGTAACTTCTGGATATCGAGTTTCTGTCTTCAATAGTAATGTATTGGAATTAGAGAGCAACGATGGCTCTATTAAGAAAACTTATAAATTGCCTGAGCAACAACCTTATGCTTTTGAGGTTGCTGTTGGTTTAAATCGTTCTAGTGACGATATATGGATAACTTCGGGTGTTCCCGAAGTTGAAATTATGTCCAATACATTTAGTCCTGCTATTAAATACCGCGTGATTAAGAAGAATAAAGGGCAGTTGGATAAGGTGAAACTACCTAAGTCTAAAGATCCATTATCTTTGCGTAGTGGAATATATCCTCAATGGATACTCAATTCTAATGGATATTTCGGTATTATTTTATCCCCACTCACAGATATACCTGCTGGATATGCTGCTGCATATGTTTCTGGAAATTCTGTTCCTACACGTTTATCCCTGCTATATCCTAAAAATCAAGCATATCCTGCTTCTAAATACCCGGGATATGAAACCTTGCTTCCTTTACCCAAAGAAGAAGGAACTTATCGTTTTCTTGTTTACGCCGGACCTTTAGCAGAACCTACTTTAAGAGCTTTAGATCGGGCATATACAAATCCTAAAGGTGAAAACCCCCAGTATCTTGATTGTATAACTTTCCGAGGATTATTCGCTTTTATTACCGAGCCTTTTGCAGCTTTACTTTTTATCATTATGAAGTTTTTCAAAATGATAACGGGCTCTTGGGGGGGGTCTATTATTCTGCTTACAGTGTTTTTAAAATTATTATTATATCCTTTAAATGCTTGGTCTATACGTTCTATGAGACGTATGCAAAAGCTGTCTCCTTATATCCAGGAAATTCAGCAAAAGTATAAGAAAGAGCCTAAGCGAGCACAAATGGAAGTGATGGCTTTATATAAGACAAATAAGGTGAATCCTATAACAGGCTGTTTGCCTTTATTGATTCAATTGCCTTTTCTTATAGCTATGTTTGATTTATTAAAATCCTCGTTCCTTCTTCGTGGTGCCTCTTTCATTCCAGGATGGATTGATAATTTGACGGCTCCAGATGTTTTATTCTCTTGGACTACACCAGTTTGGTTTATTGGCAATGAATTTCATCTTCTTCCTATCCTGTTGGGGATTGTAATGTTCATTCAGCAAAAGCTTTCAGCTTTGAAGAAAAAAGGACCTGTTACAGATCAACAAAAACAACAGGAAGCAATGGGGACTATGATGGCTCTTTTGTTTACCTTCATGTTTTATAATTTCCCTTCAGGTTTAAATATTTATTGGTTTTCCTCTATGCTTCTTGGATTGATTCAGCAGTGGGTTACTAATAAGATTTTGGACAGGCAGCATCTTAAAAATGAGATCACTGTTAATAAGAAAAAACAAAGGTAA
- a CDS encoding pyruvate dehydrogenase complex dihydrolipoamide acetyltransferase, with translation MISLLKMPKLSPTMEVGTIVKWHKNNGDKIEFGDVLLEVSTDKAVLEHTATEEGWFRDCLVKEGTKVEIGTPIAVVSSEKDECFNLDTILPKTPETELSIENVQLVEEEVTKVQPYVAPTQLAFRFKPEPPLSKPLSLKVDSSKSPVSPLAKRVAKEKNLDISGIKGSGPGGRIVEKDLDKAPTKGIAGFGYPESPDVHPGSYHEETLSPIRDIIAQRLQAAKASIPHFYVTQKVYASPLLSLLKELQIQGIKLSINDCIVRACALALKEFPEVNSGFNSVDNKIVRFETIDISIAVAISDGVITPIVRCADRKNIGMISAEIKHLASKAKSQSLKEEEYKGGSFCVSNLGMTGITAFTAIINPPQAAILAVGSVQEEPIVINGEIIVGSTCIFTLSIDHRVIDGYPAAMFMKRLQKILEAPSVLLLN, from the coding sequence GTGATTTCTCTATTAAAAATGCCAAAACTTTCTCCAACCATGGAAGTAGGAACAATCGTAAAATGGCATAAGAACAATGGCGATAAGATAGAGTTTGGTGATGTTCTCTTAGAAGTATCAACAGATAAGGCTGTACTAGAACACACGGCAACTGAAGAGGGCTGGTTCCGGGACTGTCTTGTTAAAGAGGGAACAAAAGTAGAAATAGGCACGCCTATAGCTGTCGTATCTTCTGAAAAGGATGAGTGTTTTAACTTAGATACTATCCTTCCTAAAACTCCTGAGACAGAACTTTCTATAGAAAATGTTCAACTAGTGGAAGAAGAAGTAACGAAAGTACAACCATACGTTGCCCCGACGCAGCTAGCCTTTCGATTTAAACCTGAACCTCCTCTTTCTAAACCTTTATCTTTAAAAGTAGACTCTTCAAAGTCACCCGTTTCTCCCCTAGCTAAACGTGTAGCGAAGGAAAAAAACCTTGATATTTCTGGAATCAAAGGTAGTGGTCCTGGCGGACGTATTGTTGAAAAAGACCTTGATAAAGCTCCTACCAAAGGTATTGCAGGTTTTGGTTACCCAGAATCTCCTGATGTGCATCCTGGATCATATCACGAAGAAACTCTTTCTCCTATTCGAGATATCATTGCACAGAGGCTACAAGCTGCGAAAGCCTCTATTCCTCATTTTTATGTAACACAAAAAGTTTATGCTTCGCCGTTACTCTCCTTACTTAAAGAACTACAAATCCAAGGAATTAAGCTGTCTATTAATGACTGTATTGTTCGTGCTTGCGCCTTAGCTTTAAAAGAATTTCCTGAAGTAAATTCAGGTTTCAATAGCGTCGATAATAAAATTGTACGTTTTGAAACTATAGATATTTCGATAGCTGTGGCTATTTCTGATGGAGTGATCACTCCTATTGTACGCTGTGCTGACCGCAAGAACATAGGTATGATTTCTGCCGAGATTAAACACTTAGCTTCTAAAGCTAAATCTCAATCTTTAAAAGAGGAAGAGTATAAAGGCGGGTCTTTCTGTGTTTCCAATTTAGGCATGACGGGAATTACAGCGTTCACAGCAATTATCAATCCCCCTCAAGCAGCTATTCTTGCTGTAGGTAGTGTTCAGGAAGAACCTATAGTTATCAATGGAGAAATTATAGTTGGGTCTACATGTATATTCACATTATCTATAGATCACCGTGTAATTGACGGATATCCTGCAGCAATGTTTATGAAGCGATTGCAGAAAATTTTAGAAGCTCCTTCTGTCCTTTTATTAAATTAA
- a CDS encoding glycogen/starch/alpha-glucan phosphorylase has protein sequence MNFDKNLVNVETMKQAILNRLYFGVVQSPESASARDIFTAVSKTVMEWLAKGWLTTQNSYYEQDVKRVYYISMEFLLGRSLKSNLLNLGMLDLVRNALEALNYDFDTLIQMEADAGLGNGGLGRLAACYLDSMATLGIPAYGYGIRYDYGIFDQKIVNGYQVEAPDEWLRYGNPWEICRGEYLYPVRFYGRVIHYTDARGKEVADLVDTQEVLAMAYDVPIPGYGIDTVNTLRLWQAQSPHGFEFNYFNHGNYIRAIEDIALVENISRVLYPNDSISEGQELRLKQEYFLVSATIQDILRRYTKIHISLDNLPNKVAVQLNDTHPALGIAEMMHILVDREELPWDTAWDMTTRIFNYTNHTILPEALERWSIDLFSRLLPRHLEIIYEINSRWLEKVSQRFPGDNDKRRALSIIEEGSDKHVNMASLAVVGSSKVNGVSAFHSHLIKTTLFKDFVEFFPDKFINVTNGITPRRWLALCNPRLNALLDQTIGSAHITDLSQIHKVIPFADDASFREQWHKIKLNNKQDFALKLKKEIGENIDPSSMFDFHVKRIHEYKRQLMNILRVIYLYNDLKENVSSSIVPTTVIFAGKAAPGYAFAKLVIKLINSVADCVNNDPQVNEVLKVLFLPNYRVTMSEMIMPASDISEQISTAGMEASGTGNMKFALNGSLTIGTMDGANIEMSEYIGRDNMFIFGLLEEEIAKIRREYYPQAICNNNPKIAHVLKLLDQGFFNTSDKDLFKPIVHRLLYEGDPFFVLADLESYIKVHESAATLFQHTEEWVKKSIYNVGGMGFFSSDRAIADYARDIWDVPINHKS, from the coding sequence ATGAATTTTGATAAGAATTTGGTAAATGTAGAAACGATGAAGCAGGCGATTTTAAATCGTCTGTATTTTGGGGTAGTACAATCTCCAGAATCTGCTTCAGCAAGAGATATATTTACAGCAGTTTCAAAGACTGTAATGGAGTGGTTAGCTAAAGGTTGGCTAACAACTCAGAATAGTTACTACGAACAAGATGTTAAGCGTGTTTACTATATTTCTATGGAATTTCTACTTGGTAGAAGTTTAAAAAGCAATCTTCTGAATTTAGGAATGCTAGATCTTGTTCGCAATGCATTAGAAGCATTGAATTATGATTTCGATACTTTAATACAAATGGAAGCAGATGCAGGATTAGGGAATGGTGGATTAGGACGACTTGCAGCGTGTTATTTAGATTCCATGGCAACCTTGGGAATTCCTGCTTATGGATATGGTATCCGCTACGATTATGGTATCTTTGATCAGAAAATTGTAAATGGTTATCAAGTAGAAGCCCCTGATGAATGGTTGCGTTACGGTAACCCTTGGGAAATATGTAGGGGAGAATATCTCTATCCTGTTCGCTTTTACGGTAGAGTAATTCATTATACGGATGCTCGAGGAAAAGAAGTTGCTGATCTTGTAGACACTCAAGAAGTACTAGCCATGGCTTATGATGTACCTATCCCAGGATACGGTATAGATACTGTAAATACCTTGCGTTTGTGGCAAGCACAATCTCCACATGGATTTGAGTTTAATTACTTTAATCATGGGAATTATATTCGCGCCATAGAAGATATTGCATTAGTAGAGAACATTTCCAGAGTATTATACCCTAATGATTCTATTTCTGAGGGGCAAGAGCTGCGGTTAAAGCAAGAGTACTTTTTAGTTTCTGCAACAATCCAAGATATTCTTCGTAGATATACGAAAATACATATTTCTTTGGATAATCTCCCTAATAAAGTAGCTGTGCAGCTTAATGATACCCATCCTGCATTAGGAATAGCTGAAATGATGCATATCTTGGTTGATAGGGAAGAACTCCCCTGGGATACCGCTTGGGATATGACCACCCGCATATTCAATTATACAAATCATACGATATTACCTGAAGCATTAGAGCGTTGGTCTATAGATCTCTTTTCAAGGCTATTGCCTAGACATTTAGAGATTATTTATGAGATTAATTCTCGATGGTTGGAGAAGGTTTCTCAGAGATTTCCTGGAGATAACGATAAGCGTCGAGCATTGTCTATTATTGAGGAAGGTAGTGATAAACATGTCAATATGGCAAGTTTAGCTGTTGTGGGTTCGTCTAAAGTTAATGGTGTCTCTGCTTTTCACTCTCATCTTATAAAAACAACATTATTTAAAGATTTCGTAGAGTTTTTCCCTGATAAATTTATTAACGTAACTAATGGGATTACTCCAAGACGTTGGCTCGCCTTATGTAATCCTCGCTTGAATGCATTATTAGATCAAACGATAGGGAGTGCTCATATTACGGATCTCTCTCAAATTCACAAGGTGATACCCTTTGCTGATGACGCGAGTTTTCGAGAACAGTGGCATAAAATTAAGCTTAATAATAAGCAGGATTTTGCATTAAAACTTAAAAAAGAAATCGGAGAGAATATAGATCCCTCCTCTATGTTTGATTTTCATGTAAAGCGTATTCATGAATATAAACGGCAGTTAATGAATATTCTTAGGGTTATTTATCTTTATAATGATCTTAAGGAGAATGTATCTTCGAGTATAGTCCCAACAACAGTAATTTTTGCTGGAAAAGCGGCTCCAGGATATGCTTTTGCTAAGTTAGTCATTAAACTTATCAATAGCGTCGCCGATTGTGTAAATAACGATCCTCAGGTGAATGAAGTCTTAAAAGTTCTCTTCCTTCCAAATTATCGAGTGACGATGTCTGAGATGATTATGCCTGCTTCTGATATCTCTGAGCAGATCTCTACAGCAGGTATGGAAGCTTCCGGAACGGGAAATATGAAATTTGCTTTAAACGGTTCCCTAACAATAGGAACCATGGATGGAGCAAACATAGAAATGTCGGAATATATTGGTAGGGACAATATGTTCATTTTCGGTTTGTTAGAGGAAGAAATAGCCAAAATAAGGCGAGAGTATTACCCACAGGCTATATGTAATAACAATCCCAAGATTGCTCATGTGTTAAAATTACTAGATCAAGGATTTTTCAACACTTCAGACAAAGACCTATTCAAGCCCATAGTACATAGATTATTATATGAAGGTGACCCATTCTTTGTTTTAGCAGATTTAGAATCGTACATTAAAGTTCATGAATCTGCGGCTACCTTATTCCAACACACAGAAGAATGGGTAAAGAAATCGATATATAACGTAGGCGGTATGGGCTTTTTCTCTAGTGATAGAGCTATTGCTGACTATGCCAGAGATATATGGGATGTTCCTATTAATCATAAATCTTAA
- a CDS encoding alpha-ketoacid dehydrogenase subunit beta yields the protein MPKYVTLEIREAIREAIDEEMARDPNVCILGEEVAEYNGAYKVTKGLLNKWSSSRVIDTPISEAAFTGIGIGAALTGLRPIIEFMSWNFSLVAADQIISHAAKMHYMTGGMFSVPIVFRGPNGAAAQVSCQHSHCVETLYANIPGLIVISPSNSYDAKGLLKSAIRNDNPVLFLENELEYNLKCEVPVEEYLVPIGKSRVVEEGKDLTIITYGRMVSIVKQAVKVAKQRYGLSIEILDLRTIKPLDISGIFSSVKKTGNCIVVEEGHYFAGISAEIITEITEHVFDYLDSPPLRVCQRETPMPYNKILEQATLPNANRILDTIEKIMR from the coding sequence ATGCCTAAATATGTTACATTAGAAATCCGAGAAGCTATTAGAGAAGCTATTGATGAAGAGATGGCGAGGGATCCTAATGTATGTATACTAGGAGAAGAAGTCGCTGAATATAATGGTGCTTATAAAGTTACAAAAGGCCTTTTAAATAAGTGGTCGTCATCAAGAGTTATTGATACACCAATTAGTGAAGCGGCATTCACCGGAATAGGGATTGGAGCGGCATTAACTGGTCTGCGTCCAATTATAGAATTTATGAGTTGGAATTTTTCTTTAGTAGCTGCAGATCAGATTATTTCACACGCTGCAAAAATGCATTATATGACTGGGGGAATGTTTTCAGTTCCGATAGTATTTCGTGGTCCTAATGGGGCTGCAGCACAAGTATCTTGTCAGCACTCTCATTGTGTTGAGACACTATATGCGAATATCCCTGGTTTGATTGTTATTTCTCCATCGAATTCTTATGACGCTAAAGGACTATTAAAATCTGCTATTAGAAATGATAATCCTGTTCTCTTCTTAGAAAATGAGTTGGAGTATAATCTCAAATGCGAAGTCCCAGTCGAAGAATACTTAGTCCCTATTGGGAAGTCTCGGGTTGTAGAAGAGGGAAAAGATTTAACAATTATCACCTACGGTAGAATGGTTTCTATTGTAAAACAAGCTGTAAAAGTTGCGAAACAGCGTTACGGTCTTTCTATAGAAATTCTTGATCTACGCACAATTAAGCCACTAGATATCTCTGGAATATTTTCTTCAGTAAAGAAAACAGGAAATTGTATAGTTGTAGAAGAGGGTCATTACTTTGCAGGGATCTCTGCGGAAATCATTACTGAAATTACAGAACATGTTTTTGATTACCTAGATAGTCCTCCTTTAAGAGTGTGCCAAAGAGAAACTCCTATGCCGTACAACAAGATATTAGAGCAAGCAACTCTGCCCAATGCGAATCGTATTTTAGACACTATCGAAAAAATCATGAGGTAA
- the dnaA gene encoding chromosomal replication initiator protein DnaA, with amino-acid sequence MRAWEDFLLLQEKEIGTSTVDKWLRSLKVLCFDACNLYLEAKDSFQVTWFEEHIRHKVKTSLVNNNGKLIRVHVTSLDKTTPFYKEKQMQQEKTAYFTMQYGNVNPEMTFANFLVTPENDLPFRILQEFTKPSEDATGFPFNPIYLFGPEGSGKTHLMQAAVNVLRESGGKILYVASDLFTEHLVSAIRSGEMQRFRSFYRNVDALFIEDIEVFSGKGATQEEFFHTFNSLQTEGKLIVISSAYAPADLKAMEERLISRFEWGVAVPIHPLTKEGLRSFLMRQTEQLSIRIEDSALDFLIHALSSNMKTLLHALTLLSKRVAYKKLAQQLLYEDDIQSLLHDVLEAAESVRLTPSGIVRAVAKYYGVSPESILGRSQSREYVLPRQVAMYLCRQKLSLSYVRIGDVFSRDHSTVISSIRAISQKVEEGGHDISIATQDLMKYLTSAYKSLEFFPEEEIPC; translated from the coding sequence ATGCGGGCGTGGGAAGACTTTCTTTTGCTACAAGAAAAAGAAATCGGTACGAGTACTGTAGACAAATGGTTAAGGTCGTTAAAAGTCCTATGCTTTGATGCGTGTAATTTGTATCTTGAAGCTAAAGACTCTTTTCAAGTGACTTGGTTTGAGGAGCATATACGCCACAAAGTAAAAACAAGTTTAGTTAATAATAACGGGAAATTAATTCGTGTTCACGTTACTTCCCTTGATAAAACTACTCCCTTCTATAAAGAAAAGCAGATGCAGCAGGAAAAAACTGCCTACTTTACTATGCAGTATGGCAATGTCAATCCTGAGATGACTTTCGCTAATTTTCTTGTGACTCCTGAAAATGACTTACCGTTTCGTATTTTACAGGAGTTTACAAAACCTTCAGAAGATGCTACAGGCTTCCCTTTTAACCCCATTTATCTTTTTGGACCAGAGGGGTCTGGGAAAACCCATTTAATGCAAGCTGCTGTAAATGTTCTCCGGGAATCCGGGGGTAAGATTCTTTACGTTGCTTCAGATTTATTTACTGAACATTTAGTTTCAGCAATACGTTCTGGAGAAATGCAGAGATTTCGTTCTTTTTACCGTAATGTCGATGCTTTATTTATAGAGGACATAGAAGTATTCTCAGGTAAAGGAGCTACGCAGGAAGAGTTTTTCCATACTTTTAATTCCTTGCAAACAGAAGGTAAGTTGATTGTTATCTCATCGGCGTATGCTCCTGCAGACTTAAAAGCAATGGAAGAACGCTTAATTAGTCGTTTTGAATGGGGAGTAGCTGTTCCTATTCATCCTTTAACGAAAGAGGGATTAAGAAGTTTTCTTATGCGACAAACAGAGCAATTATCTATCCGCATAGAAGACTCAGCTTTGGACTTCTTAATTCATGCATTATCTTCAAATATGAAAACGTTATTGCATGCGTTAACTCTGCTTTCAAAACGTGTTGCTTATAAGAAATTGGCTCAGCAGCTGCTCTATGAAGATGATATACAATCTCTCTTACACGATGTATTAGAGGCTGCGGAAAGTGTGCGTTTAACTCCTTCGGGAATTGTGCGCGCTGTTGCTAAGTATTATGGAGTGTCTCCAGAGAGTATTTTAGGGCGTTCACAATCTCGAGAGTATGTATTGCCTAGACAGGTCGCTATGTATTTATGTCGGCAGAAATTGTCTTTATCTTATGTAAGGATAGGGGATGTATTTTCTAGAGATCATTCAACAGTCATTTCATCAATACGTGCTATTTCTCAAAAAGTAGAAGAAGGGGGGCACGACATTAGTATTGCTACGCAAGACTTAATGAAGTATTTAACTTCAGCGTATAAAAGTCTTGAGTTCTTCCCCGAAGAAGAAATCCCTTGCTAG